The following proteins come from a genomic window of Bactrocera tryoni isolate S06 chromosome 1, CSIRO_BtryS06_freeze2, whole genome shotgun sequence:
- the LOC120782695 gene encoding uncharacterized protein LOC120782695: MELILVFLLAATIISPSGAVVQPNAEEIRILSDCLQSYGGITEENSKRLGRFKDWSETYEEIPCFTKCYIKNMFNMFEESVGFNDEQVIKQFGQPLHKACKHRMEPAADSCQQAYNGFHCLVNLEDDPFVIIESMKNVSIEAKTAMKDCLHRFDQYEWERIKDYSKNPVREPIPCFTKCFIDRLQLYSQQTRQWNIPALTSKLGVPATGANIQHCLKQRRNRNACVSSAATTKAAEQDVDSDTEILRKCLREVGSKDLVGELQKVARYSKWTSEEVPCFTRCLASMKHWFDADESKWNKQQIADDLGADMYNYCRYELDRYNEDSCEFAYTGLRCLKQAELYTLETYKNIVSCASELNVTMKELQKYAAFPSKEVVPCLFQCLAEKMSFYTPTYEWNFDNWVQAFGPMRQDRTASNVCKVSAEQMKTRDKCEWMYEEYNCLERLNYNTDGSYPLESTTLSAVITRKTAAAVEDKTKAS, from the exons ATGGAATTGATTTTAGTTTTCCTACTCGCAGCGACGATCATA TCTCCTTCGGGTGCAGTTGTCCAACCCAATGCCGAGGAAATTCGTATACTTTCCGATTGTCTTCAAAGTTATGGCGGCATAACGGAGGAGAACTCGAAGCGTTTGGGACGTTTTAAGGACTGGTCGGAAACGTATGAAGAGATACCATGCTTTACAAAGTGCTACATCAAGAATATGTTTAATATGTTCGAAGAGTCTGTGGGATTCAACGATGAGCAGGTGATCAAGCAGTTCGGCCAGCCGCTTCACAAGGCATGCAAACATCGCATGGAACCTGCGGCAGATAGTTGTCAGCAGGCCTATAATGGATTCCATTGCCTCGTCAAT TTGGAGGATGACCCTTTCGTGATAATCGAGAGCATGAAAAATGTCAGCATCGAGGCGAAAACCGCCATGAAGGACTGTCTGCATCGCTTTGATCAGTACGAATGGGAGCGCATCAAAGATTACTCAAAAAATCCGGTGCGCGAACCCATCCCCTGCTTCACCAAATGCTTCATCGATCGCTTGCAACTTTATAGCCAACAAACTCGCCAGTGGAACATACCGGCGCTGACGTCCAAGTTGGGTGTGCCTGCCACTGGAGCAAATATACAACACTGTCTGAAGCAGAGGCGCAACCGCAATGCCTGT GTTAGCAGCGCAGCGACAACAAAGGCGGCGGAACAAGACGTCGATTCCGATACAGAGATATTACGAAAATGTTTACGCGAAGTCGGCAGCAAAGATTTGGTCGGTGAGCTACAAAAGGTTGCACGCTACTCGAAATGGACATCAGAGGAGGTGCCCTGTTTTACACGTTGTCTCGCTTCCATGAAGCACTGGTTCGATGCGGACGAAAGCAAGTGGAACAAACAGCAGATCGCCGATGACCTGGGTGCCGATATGTACAACTACTGCCGCTATGAGCTTGATCGCTACAATGAGGATAGTTGCGAGTTCGCATACACTGGCTTGCGCTGCTTGAAACAG GCGGAGCTCTATACTCTGGAAACTTACAAGAACATTGTGAGTTGCGCCAGCGAGTTAAATGTCACCATGAAGGAACTACAAAAGTACGCCGCTTTTCCGAGCAAGGAAGTTGTGCCCTGCCTCTTTCAATGTCTGGCAGAGAAGATGAGTTTCTACACGCCAACTTATGAGTGGAATTTCGATAACTGGGTCCAGGCGTTCGGACCGATGCGCCAGGATCGTACGGCTTCAAATGTCTGCAAAGTGAGTGCTGAGCAAATGAAGACGCGCGACAAGTGCGAATGGATGTACGAGGAGTATAACTGTTTGGAACGCTTGAACTACAACACAGACGGTTCTTATCCATTGGAAAGCACGACACTGAGTGCCGTTATCACACGTAAAACGGCAGCGGCAGTCGAAGACAAGACAAAAGCCTCCTAA